Proteins encoded in a region of the Populus nigra chromosome 3, ddPopNigr1.1, whole genome shotgun sequence genome:
- the LOC133689566 gene encoding ferredoxin-dependent glutamate synthase, chloroplastic isoform X2, whose protein sequence is MVLVPEAYKNHPTLTIKYPEVVDFYDYYKGQMEAWDGPALLLFSDGKTVGACLDRNGLRPARYWRTVDNFVYVASEVGVVPMDESKVTMKGRLGPGMMITVDLPGGQVYENTEVKKRVALSNPYGKWVRENLRSLKSANFLSATVMDNESILRCQQAYGYSSEDVQMVIENMASQGKEPTFCMGDDIPLAILSQKQHMLYDYFKQRFAQVTNPAIDPLREGLVMSLEINIGKRGNILEDGPENASQVILSSPVLNEGELELLLKDPCLKPQVLPTFFDIRKGVEGSLEKTLIKLCEAADEAVRNGSQLLVLSDRSDDLEPTRPAIPILLAVGAVHQHLIQNGLRMSTSIVADTAQCFSTHHFACLIGYGASAICPYLALETCRQWRLSKRTVNLMMNGKMPTVTIEQAQKNFCKAVKSGLLKILSKMGISLLSSYCGAQIFEIYGLGKEVVDLAFCGSVSNIGGVTFDELARETLSFWVKAFSEATAKRLENYGFIQFRPGGEYHGNNPEMSKLLHKAVRQKSENAFSIYQQHLANRPVNVLRDLLEFKSDRAPIPVGKVEPAISIVQRFCTGGMSLGAISRETHEAIAIAMNRLGGKSNSGEGGEDPIRWTPLTDVVDGYSPTLPHLKGLQNGDTATSAIKQVASGRFGVTPTFLVNAVQLEIKIAQGAKPGEGGQLPGKKVSAYIARLRNSKPGVPLISPPPHHDIYSIEDLAQLIYDLHQVNPKAKVSVKLVAEAGIGTVASGVAKGNADIIQISGHDGGTGASPISSIKHAGGPWELGLTETHQTLIANGLRERVILRVDGGFKSGVDVMMAAAMGADEYGFGSVAMIATGCVMARICHTNNCPVGVASQREELRARFPGVPGDLVNFFLYVAEEVRGMLAQLGYQKLDDIIGHTDLLRQRDISLVKTQHLDLSYIMSSVGLPKLSSTDIRNQDVHSNGPVLDDDVLADPEILDAIENEKVINKTIKIYNVDRAVCGRIAGVVAKKYGDTGFAGQLNITFTGSAGQSFACFLTPGMNIRLIGEANDYVGKGMAGGELVVTPVENTGFVPEDATIVGNTCLYGATGGQVFVRGKAGERFAVRNSLAEAVVEGTGDHCCEYMTGGCVVVLGKVGRNVAAGMTGGLAYMLDEDDTLMPKVNKEIVKVQRVTAPVGQMQLKSLIEAHVEKTGSGKGAAILKEWDTYLPLFWQLVPPSEEDTPEACASFEATSAGQVTSFQSA, encoded by the exons TGATGGAAAGACAGTTGGGGCTTGTCTTGATCGGAATGGCCTTCGCCCTGCTAGATATTGGCGGACAGTCGACAATTTTGTCTATGTTGCATCTGAG GTTGGGGTTGTACCAATGGATGAATCAAAAGTAACGATGAAAGGCCGTCTAGGTCCCGGAATGATGATAACTGTAGATTTGCCTGGTGGCCAG GTTTATGAGAATACTGAAGTTAAAAAGCGAGTAGCACTGTCAAATCCGTATGGAAAATGGGTTCGTGAAAACCTGCGATCCTTGAAGTCTGCAAACTTCCTCTCAGCAACAGTTATGGACAATGAATCAATTTTAAGATGCCAACA GGCATACGGCTACTCCAGTGAGGATGTCCAAATGGTTATTGAGAATATGGCTTCTCAAGGGAAGGAGCCTACATTTTGCATGGGGGATGATATTCCTTTGGCAATATTGTCTCAAAAACAACACATGCTTTATGATTATTTCAAACAACGGTTTGCACAG GTTACAAATCCAGCTATAGACCCACTCAGAGAAGGATTAGTTATGTCACTTGAAATCAACATCGGAAAGCGAGGAAACATCTTGGAAGATGGACCAGAAAATGCTTCACAG GTTATCTTGTCTAGTCCTGTACTAAATGAAGGGGAGCTTGAGTTATTACTGAAGGATCCCTGCTTAAAACCTCAAGTTTTACCGACCTTTTTTGATATACGTAAAGGGGTTGAGGGTTCTTTGGAGAAAACACTGATTAAGCTTTGTGAGGCAGCTGATGAAGCTGTTAGAAATGGTTCCCAATTGCTTGTTCTCTCTGACCGATCTGATGATCTG GAACCCACTCGACCTGCAATTCCAATTCTTCTTGCTGTTGGTGCTGTTCATCAGCATCTTATTCAGAATGGCTTGCGAATGTCAACTTCAATTGTAGCAGATACTGCTCAGTGCTTCAGCACTCATCATTTTGCCTGTTTGATTGGATATGGTGCCAG tgCTATATGCCCGTACTTGGCACTGGAAACTTGCCGGCAATGGCGCCTGAGTAAAAGAACTGTTAATCTGATGATGAATGGAAAGATGCCTACTGTAACAATCGAACAAGCTCAAAAGAACTTTTGCAAG GCAGTTAAATCTGGTCTTCTCAAAATTCTTTCTAAGATGGGCATCTCATTGCTTTCAAG TTATTGTGGTGCACAGATATTTGAGATTTATGGATTGGGGAAGGAGGTTGTTGATCTAGCATTTTGTGGCAGTGTTTCAAATATTGGTGGAGTGACTTTTGATGAG TTGGCGAGGGAGACTTTGTCCTTCTGGGTGAAAGCTTTCTCTGAGGCTACGGCCAAAAGACTGGAAAATTATGGATTTATACAATTCAGACCTGGAG ggGAATATCATGGAAACAATCCAGAGATGTCGAAATTGCTTCACAAAGCTGTTCGCCAAAAGAGTGAAAATGCATTTTCTATTTATCAGCAGCATTTGGCTAACCGGCCTGTGAAT GTTCTTCGTGATCTTCTTGAATTTAAAAGTGATCGTGCTCCAATTCCTGTGGGAAAGGTTGAACCTGCCATATCCATAGTTCAAAGGTTTTGCACTGGGGGGATGTCACTTGGAGCCATTTCAAGAGAAACTCATGAAGCAATTGCCATTGCTATGAACAGATTAGGTGGAAAATCTAATTCAGGGGAAGGTGGTGAG GATCCAATTCGCTGGACCCCACTTACTGATGTTGTTGATGGGTACTCCCCTACATTGCCGCATCTTAAAGGTCTTCAAAATGGTGATACTGCTACCAGCGCTATCAAGCAG GTTGCTTCAGGACGTTTTGGTGTCACTCCAACATTCTTGGTCAATGCTGTTCAGttagaaatcaaaattgcaCAGGGTGCCAAGCCTGGTGAAGGTGGCCAATTGCCCGGGAAGAAAGTTAGTGCATATATTGCGAGGCTGAGAAATTCTAAACCTGGGGTTCCACTAATATCTCCACCCCCTCACCATGACATTTATTCCATTGAAGATCTTGCCCAATTGATCTATGACCTTCATCAG GTCAATCCTAAGGCTAAGGTATCTGTAAAGCTTGTGGCAGAAGCAGGTATTGGCACAGTTGCATCTGGGGTAGCAAAGGGTAATGCTGATATTATACAG atatCAGGGCATGATGGTGGAACTGGAGCTAGCCCCATAAGTTCCATTAAGCATGCCGGTGGTCCTTGGGAACTTGGACTTACAGAAACCCATCAG ACTCTCATTGCAAATGGGCTCAGAGAAAGAGTGATCCTTAGGGTTGATGGGGGCTTCAAAAGCGGAGTTGATGTCATGATGGCTGCGGCAATGGGTGCTGATGAGTATGGATTTGGTTCTGTCGCAATGATTGCTACGGGATGTGTAATGGCCCGCATTTGTCACACTAATAATTGCCCTGTTGGTGTTGCTAGTCAG AGAGAAGAACTACGTGCCCGGTTTCCTGGTGTGCCTGGTGAtcttgttaatttctttttatatgttgcTGAGGAG GTAAGAGGCATGCTGGCACAATTGGGTTATCAGAAGTTGGATGATATCATTGGGCATACAGATTTGTTAAGACAACGAGATATTTCCCTTGTCAAAACTCAGCATCTTGATCTCAGTTATATTATGTCG AGTGTAGGATTACCAAAACTGAGCAGTACTGATATCAGGAACCAAGATGTACACTCTAATGGTCCTGTTTTAGATGATGATGTTCTAGCAGATCCAGAG ATTCTAGACGCTATTGAGAATGAAAAAGTTAtcaataaaaccataaaaatatacaaCGTGGACCGCGCTGTTTGTGGGCGTATAGCAGGTGTAGTTGCAAAGAAATATGGTGACACTGGTTTTGCTGGGCAGCTGAACATCAC GTTTACTGGGAGTGCTGGGCAGTCGTTTGCATGTTTTTTGACACCTGGAATGAATATTCGCCTAATAGGAGAGGCCAATGATTACGTGGGAAAG GGTATGGCTGGAGGAGAGTTGGTCGTAACTCCCGTGGAGAACACTGGGTTTGTTCCGGAGGACGCCACCATTGTCGGGAATACTTGCTTGTATGGGGCTACAGGCGGTCAAGTATTTGTCAGAGGGAAAGCTGGGGAGCGGTTTGCTGTGAGAAACTCACTTGCTGAAGCTGTAGTTGAAGGCACTGGAGACCATTGTTGTGAGTACATGACTGGTGGTTGTGTGGTGGTACTTGGAAA AGTGGGTAGAAATGTAGCTGCTGGGATGACCGGAGGTTTGGCGTACATGCTTGATGAGGATGACACTTTGATGCCCAAG gtaaataaagaaatagtgAAGGTCCAAAGAGTGACTGCTCCTGTTGGCCAGATGCAGCTAAAGAGCCTTATTGAAGCTCATGTT GAAAAAACCGGAAGCGGCAAAGGCGCTGCTATCCTGAAGGAGTGGGACACATATCTACCGCTCTTTTGGCAGCTAGTACCACCCAGTGAAGAAGACACCCCAGAGGCTTGTGCATCATTCGAGGCAACCAGTGCTGGGCAAGTGACATCATTCCAATCTGCATAA